From the genome of Triticum aestivum cultivar Chinese Spring chromosome 1A, IWGSC CS RefSeq v2.1, whole genome shotgun sequence:
ATGGACAACATGAACGAGCACTACATGTAGACAATATGAGTGAGGACTACAAATAGACAGTAAGCATAGTACACATGGATCATCTAGTTCAACACACCACCATATGACTGTTCTTCAATCTCAAAGCATACCATGGAGCCAACACACTTCCACACATCTACATACTTGCGGACACTACACATGAACTTGCATGCTACCAATCCATCACCACTAGCTATCAATCCTTGATGACATGGAAACAACACCTAGCATCCTATAAAATCCATCACCACTAACTATCACAACATCACATTCTCACAGATCGACATTGTAGAATGCTACAACATGGTCACAGATCTAATCCTATCACATGCTCACAGATCAAGCTAAAACGAGCAGACATGAATCGATGGCGTCGTGTATCGCCGGCCGGAGAAGAAGCGCCTCTTACCTGCTCATCGGTGTCTATCCGTGCAGACTGATGTGTGGACTAatgtatgcaggcaaccaaacacaccTCCAAGTGTGTGGACTGATGTATTTGCTTTGGTCatttttactccgcgtattagaGTTGTGTCAAGTTAAATCTtataaagtttgatcaaatttatattaaaaaaacatcaacatctacaacaccaaatatatatactactccctccattctgaaATATAGTGCCCCCGCGCTTCCCGATGTCCAACTTTGACCACAAATtcaaccaacgagaccgactgcggtggGCGGGAGAAAAAATCATATAGttaaaaacttcttttgaatacgaattcactggtataatttttgctcccgccgcagtcggtctcgttggttaaatttatggtcaaagttgaagcacggaaatagaggaagcactatattttggaacggagaatGTATCAAACCACATTTCATAATGAATTTAGCAATATTGACAATATTTGGTATTGTTAATATCGATACTTTTTTTCTCTACGTTTGATCAAAAATAAAAATACTTTGACTTTACACAAAGAAAATTATATGCAGACACGCGCCTCAAATATCTAAATTTGCTTGAACGTAAAAAAACAAACTGAATTTGCTCGCTCATGGTCACGAGAGAGCGGAGAGCCGAGGCTGTGCCGTTCCGCTGCTCTGATTGGCCCGCGGCCCCCTCCCACGGATCACGCCCCCCAGGCGAACATCCACCGTCCACGCCGCCTCCATCCAACGGCCCGCGCCCCGCATCACGCGGATCGCCCCCCGACCCCCGCGGGTATATAATCCCAGCCGCAGGGCCTCCATTTTCAAACCACCTCAGCAGCAcagctcagcttccacccactctCAGCCCCTCCCGCCGGAGCCCAAGCAAGGAAGCAAGATGGACGGCAGCAAGGCGAAGAAGGTGGCGGCGAAGAAGTTCGGCGGGCCGAGGAAGAAGTCGGTGACCAAGTCCATCAAGGCCGGGCTCCAGTTCCCCGTCGGCCGCATCGGGCGCTACCTCAAGAAGGGCCGCTACGCCCAGCGCGTCGGCTCCGGCGCCCCCGTCTACCTCGCCGCCGTCCTCGAGTACCTCGCAGCCGAGGTACGCACACCACGCCACCGTTATACTCCTCGTCGACGCCCTACTCCTGCCTCTCTCCCCGGTCTGAACCAAGCCGCCGATCTTGTTTTGCAGGTGCTGGAGCTGGCCGGGAACGCCGCCAAGGACAACAAGAAGACCCGCATCGTGCCGAGGCACCTGCTGCTGGCCATCCGCAACGACCAGGAGCTCGGGAGGCTGCTGTCCGGCGTCACCATCGCCCACGGCGGCGTGATCCCCAACATCAACCCGGTGCTGCTCCCCAAGAAGGCCGCCGAGAAGGCTGAGAaggccggcaccgccgccaagtCGCCCAAGAAGGCCACCAAGTCCCCCAAGAAGGCCACCAAGGCCTAGATCCTAGTAGTGTGCGACCGTGCCGGTGGTGCTCCGGCAGCCCTCGTGTGCCTAGTGTCTGTGTTAATTAAGTTAGCTGTGGTGTGTTCCAGAGAGTGCTCAAGCTTGTACTTTTGCTTTGCCCCGCCATGTAACCGTGAACGAAGAGGAAGCATCTTGCTTCCTCTGTTCTTCTGAATCAATCTGGTCTCTAATGCAGTGTTTGTTAAAATGTCACTGAATTTCTGTTCTATTTTATCTGTTCTATTTTATCTGTTTTATTTTATCACTGAAAATTTGTATCTAGGAACAGTGTTCCTCTCTGCATTGTTGCAAGTTACAAATAGAATCTGAAACGTGACAAATACAAATTAGATGGTTGTGTACAGATTTTTGTTCTTATGCCTGACTTGAAGGCGCAAGAGGCTACAAAATAACATTTCAAGATTGTTTGCTGGTGCATGCTCGAGTCACACCAACAAATCTGCAGTAGTTAGTACTCCAACTGTCCCAAAAAGTTTGTGTTACATTTGCTTAGATATGGATGAATGTAGACACGTTCTAGTGTTAGACACATCCGAATCTAGACAACTGTAAGACAAGCTTTTTGGGATGGAGGGTTTAGTATTTTGCAAGGCAACAGTATGTCTAAATGGCCATTGTGTTTGTTGATTTATAAGTACGGGAGAGACATGGTTCTTGTTTTGCAACTGAATGACCATTATGTGTGTTGATTTATAATTAATGGAGTACTAGATATGCCAATCTATTTTCTGTAGCTGAAATTTATGTCATTCTGGTTGAAATTTTGCCATCAAGAACCATTTCTGTTTTTATGGTGTGAAGGAATCAGCAGCCATGACATACTTGATTTTCTGACCATGAGAAATTGACAATGAATTTCTTATGCCTGACTTGAATCGTCAAGAGAATCAACAACATCAAGGTAACAACAACACAGGGGCACCAAGGCCACAAAAGAATATTTCGCCACTCTTTCTTGTGCTAACTACTACATTCAAGGTCATAAAACCAGTGGTACATATGCCAACACCAACAAAATAACAGTACTTAGTTCGTAAGGTGAAGTGTCTCATTCTCCGGTTTTCATCAACATCGCCCCGGTCCGACGACAAGGAGCAGCGCGTCGAGCCGAGCCTCCAGGCAGCAGCCTACCTCCGCAGGCCCTCCACGACGTAAGTAGCATACAGATCCCTATGAACAGAACACCAAAGAAGACCGGCGTCAGCTCAGTACCAAGATCATTGAGGACACAGCCATGCTGAGGATTCAAGAAATAAACACTCACATGGAATGCTGAATGGCCTCATAAGCAGCAGTCGCAGGCAGAAAGTCGTTCACAGCAACCTCCTTGTTCTCATTCTTCTTGTCTGGATGTCCAGGTTAAAGAAATCATTTGATCGAAGAATTGGCATATATAATCAAACTTGCATTGCCTTGACCATTTATGCATGATATAAGATCCATGCTTTAGCTATCAACAAACTACAAGCACAAATGTACATAGCTGTGTACGAGTAGTGCATCAAAGAGGCGAGGACCAGTATTTTTTCCTAGAAATATTCTGCATGTTCAAGCCTAGGGGACTTTTGACAAGTAAAACCAAGATAAGCAGACTTTTTTTGGGTGGAATACTTGCTAGTCATATCTGAATATAAGTGGATCGACAAGGATACAGTCCTCAAAGAAGCGTCTGATTTCAGCCAACCGATGAGGTGGGAGCTCCTTGATATCATTGAAATGCTTGTATTCAGGGTCATCAGCACACACTGCAATGATCTTATCATCTGCTTCTCCCTGTTCAAATAAATAGTGATCAGCATCTCTGTCTTCTTTGGACTGCATGGTTAAGAGATGAAATTATGAAAACAAACCTGGTCAATCATAGGCATGAGGCCAATGGCCTTTGCGCGAAGGAAACAGCCCGGCACAACAGGCTCCTGTATCAACAAAAATGAACATTTTAAACACTGACCCAAACAAGTGTAGAAGTGACAAATACAAAGATTTGCAAATGCAGATTGCTAATGTTCTACAACCAACTAACAGATTATAAAGTGGGAAGCACAACGACCTTCTGTCCAGTGTTCACGAAAGGGAAGTAGTAAGATATACCTGCATAATAACTAGCACATCCATCGGATCACTGTCATCACACAGTGTGCGGGGAATGAATCCATGGTTGTGAGGGTACACCACTGATGAATAAAGCACACGGTCCACCTGCACACATGCATATAGCCAACG
Proteins encoded in this window:
- the LOC123187371 gene encoding histone H2A.2.1-like, which encodes MDGSKAKKVAAKKFGGPRKKSVTKSIKAGLQFPVGRIGRYLKKGRYAQRVGSGAPVYLAAVLEYLAAEVLELAGNAAKDNKKTRIVPRHLLLAIRNDQELGRLLSGVTIAHGGVIPNINPVLLPKKAAEKAEKAGTAAKSPKKATKSPKKATKA
- the LOC123187362 gene encoding soluble inorganic pyrophosphatase 4-like, with amino-acid sequence MAPAIEAAEKVKVASTPIKPPVLNERILSSMTRRPGSAHSWHDLEIGPDAPTIFNCVTEIPRGSKVKYELDKKTGLIMVDRVLYSSVVYPHNHGFIPRTLCDDSDPMDVLVIMQEPVVPGCFLRAKAIGLMPMIDQGEADDKIIAVCADDPEYKHFNDIKELPPHRLAEIRRFFEDYKKNENKEVAVNDFLPATAAYEAIQHSMDLYATYVVEGLRR